GCCGAAACATTCAGTCCATAAATTGGGTAAAACATCGTGTGCGTGCTGACGtcaggtgctgcagagcaCCTGTTTCGTCTACaggtgtgtgtctgtgtgcatgtggcggcctccgccgccgccgcagcgccaccactggaCTGAAACTGACGCAGCTCTCATCATCGAGGTGACACCACGCGTTTCATCGCTGCAAcggttctctctctccttctccgtccgccacccttcttctctttcataACCGTCTTCTGCCTTACGTTATGCCTCCTCATCTATCCCAAtcaacacccacacccaaACATCTCTCACACTCTCTGCCCACTCTACACACATCCCTCAAGTACCAGTCCCCCATCCTCCCTCCAgcacccctcttccctctcccccgcacTTTGCCACTCCCGCTGTAACGCCTGCTTCTCATTTCCATTTTATTTCCAacgctctcttctcgccttcACCTTCTACAGGCACTGTCTATCAGCTCCAGGAGAGTGTACTTTGTGCTACAAGCTCTTTGCGCGTTTGGCACTTGTTGGCGACTGCGGCACTCGCTTCATAGCACCGATTGGATTCGTTCTCGgcttccctttcgctttctctggCCGCTTTCCTCTCGCGTTCCAGCTTGATTTCTCACCTCATCTTTTACTAATTCTGCCACAGCTGTTTGCTGTTGCCTCGTTGTGTCTGGTTCTTTCCcatctgtttttttttttatcttTCCTTACTCTTGTTCACTTCCTTAAGTGGGTGTGCTTCgacttcttttttttctttgttttgcCCTTTACGCTGTTGCTGTAGACCATCTTCATCGTCACGGCATCTCACCATTGGCCGAAGAGGTTTCGTGGACAATCGAGTGGTGTGTGCATTGTTCcaaggtggtgctgcgcgcgcgtgtgtgaccCTCCCCCTGATTCGCGGTCAGAAACGGTGCAGTGTTCCCCATTCCTCTGTCTTGCTTGTCGCAGtggttttctttttttttccattgtCCTTCacgttctctttcccttttccacCTTGACTCATCGccctcttgtttttctctctttcgctgttgTATTTTTCGCTGTCACTGgtgtacacacgcaccctACAAAGGTaacgcagagcagcagaatAAATACGCAAGAGGGTttaagaaaaagagaggggtcGAGGAACGAAACAtttttctgctgttgttgcaTTAAAGAGTAAAAACAGAGTAAACGTAAACAATCAAATAACAAAAAAGAGCAGGCATCCGGCCCAGGAGACGACCAGGCCATACATCCTCGacctgcccccctccctcccctacTTGTGCACCACTGCGAGCACATTCCTGTGACTCTGTGTATGTGTTAGTTATTTGCAAGAAACCAAAGCACTCGAAGGGCCTCCGACTAAAGGGAAGAAGTAAAACAAAAAACGGTCGAAAAAGTTTGGAAAAAACAGAACGTGGCCACTACCTGCCCatttcccttccttccttccttccttccttccccctccccctgcgcATCTTTGCGTATTTATTTGagtgtttctctttcttctctcctctttcctttggTCTTCACCCAATTCGCCGAATTCGACTAAAGCCCCACCCCAGACCTTCCCATCACTTCCTccatctctttttttttttgctgtaCGGGCTTTTCGTCTGGTCTTTGACCTGTGTGTTTCGTTCAGCTTCCAAGGCTGAGATTCCCACTCCTCTGTtgacaccccctccccccgtttTTTTCTGTCTGTCTCCGGTGTCtggttttcttttcgtcttTTGGGCTGTGTTTGGTTGTTCTACCTTCTTGCGATCTCTCTTGTTACGTTGTCCCTCCGCCtgccgccttcaccttcCTCTCTTATCGGCGTACTACCACCATTGTCCCTACCACAACGGTGAAGagcacccttctctcttctccctagCGACAACTTTTCTTGTCTCGCTCTCACCACTACCAATTCTATAGTGCCCCGActctcatcccccccccccctcgcactctcctccatcgctgcGATACGACCACCTAACACGAAAGCGACGCACTGTTTCTCTGTGAAGGCCTGTTTTCGTGTTTGGTGGTGTATTTcgtgtctctctgtttctttttgtccccccctttccctgttTAACTTGAATTTTCATCGCCATTCACCTTTCTTTAaacccccctttctctctctctctttccttcgttATATTTTCTCCATACGTAcgctcgttctctctctccctctcctcttctcttatAAAGTgagcgaagaagaacaagaagagagaaaaaccgTCTTCTTACTTTACTCTTGATtgggcttttttttccccctttcgctttcgtttctttttttctgtgatAGTTTTTGTTGTCCTTCCCCGTTGCCAGGCCAGCCCTCTGGTCTGTTGACCATTTTCTActcgtttctctttcgtccgcgctctctccccctctctctctcccggagactctctttttctccagtattctttctcttcccatcccccgccccctttttttgttttttttttcttctttttctttcattgGCTTTGCATTTTATTGTTCGCCCCCTTCTTTTACATATATTTGTTTTTGTGCGTTCCAGCCGACGCCATTGCAGCgggaaacgagaagaagaaaaaaaaggaagcaaAACGAACCAGCAAACAACACGAAACGAgaacagaagaggaggcgctcgGACGTTACGTAGAAGtacctctctgcctctcccctcttctttgtctttcttCCTCACATCTTTTTCACCTCCTTCATCCGCCCACCCTCTGCTAGGACTACTTATAGACCCCCTTTGTTCCCTTTCGTCCTTCGCCATTTTCTTCCCTGCTCTAAGACAACCAGACGCTTGGCAACGAAAACGAAAATCTGCTGTGGCTGTATCTTCTCGCTGTCCTCACATCGTTTTTTGACTTTCTTTTTGCCTTTGGTCTTCTGCATTTCTTCATCTCACGGAACGAGTCGCCAAAACAATTGCTTCGCCTTTTGGCTTTGCATTATTTgcttatatatatatatatatataaatatatatatataaatatatatataaatatataaaTTGATTTActgtcgtttttttcttGATTGCATGAAAAGGCACAGCCGCAGAAACTCTGCGCACTGCTGAGCACGTCTGAGAagacaaaggaaaaggacaAACGTTGCGTTGCCATCGCAAAAGGCAAGCAGAGGGGGAAAACGGACAGCCACAACGCGGACTGTGGATCACACTTGCATTAGTTTTTGAcacccctcccacacacacacaaacagaaaagaaagtaGCGAGGACTGAGGGGATCCATATTGCTGAACGGAAAGGAAGCAAGTGCAACACACCGTTTCCAGTCCCCTTGTTTACTTCTGTGTTGCAActcgttttgtttttcatTGATTGCTTTCTTCTTTACATTTTCTttcgcccccttttttgtgaAAGTGTTTACAGTCTTTGTGCGCACTGCGTTGAGGCGCactccttcttctttccttttccttttattATTAGTCATCTCTTGGGGAGGTACTCGACGCTCAGGGCGGTTACCGTCCAGCTCATCAAACAACCCCCGATATACACAGCGACACTGACGCACGGACACACCCAGGCGGAGATACAGAGATCACAGTTATTCCTACTAGTACTTGGATGAAAATGTCCGGCAAGGGCCACAAAGGTAACCGCCCTCACCTGCGAAAGGCGTTTCCCGAATCGGAGGGCCACTCTCCACACTCCGATGATGACAACCACGCGTTCACATCACCATCGAATGCGCGGACTCATCAAGACCCCAATGCGAATCTTCGGTTCGCAACAGTGCCGCCTTCCTACGCCTCTGCGCAACCGACGGCGGAGACCAATGCTGGTTTGTCCTCTGCTCCACAGttagcagctgctgccgcgtcgaAGTCTGCCTCGGCACCTGGCCCCTTCGTGTCCTCTTCCGCTCTGCCATCGAAGGAGGGGCACCTGAGCGACGAGGAGATCGAGATGAACAAGCCGGCCTCCATTTTTACGGATATGGCGGTGAAGGGGTTAGAGGATCTTGACGACAGTGATGTCTTTCCCGTCTTCTCAGGCGAGGTTGTGAACGCGGGGGCACTGGGCAACGGCGCGAAAagcggcacagcagaggTTGTAGGTGTCAAGGAGCACTATGCGATGAACTTTGGAGACGAGCAAGGTGACGAGCCGACTCCCGTGACGTATGACCCGAGAGACAAGTTCTGGGCGCTGTCGCTAGAGAATGTCTTCAGCCTCGTACAGTTGGAGTATCCACTCTCTGGTATCGATGCCACCGACGCGCCACGCCGTGCCAAGGACCTCGGTGACAACATCATCCCGATCAAGGGTGGCCCGAGCTGGATCATTATCTTGGCAAGCCAGTTCAAAAATGCCATCACGATTGTGCTGCTCATCGTTATTATCATTAGTGGTGTGTTTAAGGACTGGGCTGAGTTCGGTGTCGTTCTCTTCATCCTCTTCTTCAACGCCTTGCTCGGCTTCTACCAAGAGTACGGCGCCGAGAAGTCCCTGGCAAGCCTCAAGCAAATGACGGCCGGCGTGGCCAAGGTGATGCGCAACGGTGTTCCTGAGATCATCTTTATTGACGAGGTCGTTGTCGGTGACGTCATCGTGCTCGAGCAGGGCGCCTCCGTGCCGGCTGACTGCCGTATCTTCGAATCGAACGGTCTGGAGGTGGATGAGGCCCTGTTGACGGGCGAGGCGCTACCGGTGGTAAAGCACGCGAACGTCATTCGTGACCCAGACAACCGCCTCGCTTTGGGTGACCGCAAGAATATGGTGTACCGCAACACACAGGTAACACAGGGCCGCGGCAAGGCGGTGGTCGTCGCCGGCGGGCTAAACACAGAGATGGGCAAGCTCGCGAAGCGGCTGGACGATGGCAAGGGCAGTGGCAAGACGGCGCTGATGCGAAAGTTGGACTACATGATGTACTTCCTGTTTTTCTGCTGTGGCATTGCCGCCCTGGTGGTGTTTGCGGCCAACAAGATGCGCTACACACCGGCGACCCTCTCGTACGCCACGGCGGTCGCCATTGCCATCCTCCCCGAATCGCTCTGCGCCGTCATCACGGTCGCCATGACCTTCTCTGTAAAGCGCATGGCGCAGCAGAAGTGCATTGTGCGcaagctgccggtgctggaggtgctgggcaACGTCACGGACATCTGCTCCGACAAGACCGGCACGCTGACAGAGAATAAGATGGTGGTCAAGAAGGCGGTGATTGGGCTCGACGACGTGTACAGCGTTGGTGGTGCGCCGTACGAAATCCACGGCGACTTCTTCCCTGCCATACGGAACGGTCAGGAGCAGAAGCCTGTGAGCATGGCGCAGATGCAGGAGGTGCGCTACATCTACGAGTTTCTCAAGTGCGCCGCCCTGTGCAGCACCACAATCCTGCACATCTCTGAAGAGGATATGGACTCCCTCACCGGCAACGGTAATCCCACCGAGATTGCAATCCAGGTGATGACCTGGAAGGCTGGCCTGAACCGCGacaagctggaggaggagggcttGGAGTGCATCACGGAGTACGCTTTCGACTCTAAGATCAAGCGCATGTCCACCGCGTGGGAGAACAAGGAGAAATGTGAGGTCTACCTCTGTACCAAGGGAGCCCCCGAGCGGATCGTTGAGCTATGCACGTACAGGATCGACGAGGACGGCAAGCTTGTCGGCTTGACACAGCAGGATCGTGAGCGGGTCGACCAGCACATCTGCGACTTGGCCGCGCAGGGTCTTCGCACGATCTGCTTTGCATACCGCGAGGACGCCACGAAGGCCTTCCCGATCCCGACTGACGAGCCGTTCATCGATGCTTACGACCGTGACCAGGTCGAGCGCGACCTCGTTTTCCTGGGCATTGTCGGCATCTACGACCCACCCCGCCCCGAGTCCCGTCCCTCCGTCATCGCTTGCCAGCACGCCGGCATCCGCGTGCGCATGCTCACCGGTGACCACACGTCCACCGccggcagcatcgcctcgATGCTGAACATCATTCGTCGCCGAGACCTCGACGACCCGGTGAAGCTGCAGGCGGGGCCTGACTTCGACAAAATTGACCCTGACGTGATCGACGGCTGGGCTGACCTCCCCGTTGTCATCGGTCGCTGCTCTCCCGAGTCGAAGGTGAAGATGATCGAGtcactgcaccgccgcaAGAAGGTGGTGGCCATGACGGGTGACGGCTTCAACGACTCCCCCAGTATCAAGATTGCCGATATTGGCTGCGCCATGGGCTCTGGCGTCGATGTGACGAAGGGCGTTGCAGACCTCGTCATCACTGACGACAACTTCTCCACCATCGTGAAGGCTGTCGCTGAGGGACGCCGCATCTCGCAGTGTATCCGCAAGTTTGTTGTGCATTTGCTGTCGAGTAACGTAGCTGAGGTAATTGCGCTGATCTGCGGTCTGCCCATCAGCCACGGCGGCGAGTCCGTATTTATCCTCTCCCCCATCGAGATTCTCTGGCTGAACATGTTTACCTCCGCCCCACCGGCGACGGGTCTGTCGCTCGACAAGGCCACAGATGACATTCTCCAGGTGCCTCCAAACACGGAGGGGTTCTTTACGATTGAGCTGATTACCGACACACTCGTGTACGGCTTCTGGCTCGGCGCCATGACGCTATGTGGCTTCGCGGTGGTGCTCTACGGCTTCAAGAGTGGCCCGATGGGGACAGACTGCAACAGACACAGCGGCGTTGGCTGCGAAAACATTTGGACtgcccgcagcaccgcctttgGCATTCTGTACTTTGGTCTGCTGATTCACTCCTACACGGTGCGCCACCCGCGCGTCTCTATCTTCAGAATGCGCTGGCTTGACAACAAGTGGATCTACGGTTCCTGCCTCATGGGCACGGCGCTGTTCATACCGATCGTGTACGTCAACGCGATCGCCCATAAGCTCTTTGTGCATGCCATGATCACATGGGAGTGGGGCGTCATCGTGGTCAGCGTCATTATCTTCGTCGCCATTTGCGAACTTTACAAGGTGATCAAGAACCTGATCTTTCCAATTAACAaggtgctggtggaggtggacgaAGAGGATGTCGAGGACGTCGAagagcagcgccaacgcgAGTACAACACCTTCACCCGCACGATGCCCGACAGCCGTAGCGTAGAGAGGATCGCGAACGAGAACCTGCGCATGTCgtttgcctctctcgccgGCAGCGtggccaccgccagcactgGCTCCTTCCGCATACCCACACAGCACCAGAAGAAGCAGCGTACTTTTCTCTTCCGCAAGCGCGAATAAGTGGACTGCACGATGCGCATCAGCGAGAAGCACAGGGCGCATATCGCTGGCAGCACGTGCTCGCATTTCTACACACGAGCCtcactcctcttcttctttcgaTTAATCTTCCGTTTACTTCAGCATTCATTTGTGAAAGAAGGctcgtatgtgtgtgtgtatgtatgtatgtatgtatgtatgtagGTATGCTATCACTTCGAGAACGCCTCGACGCGGAAGCGCACGGCAAAGCACCCACGTACGTGGTTCTATGGTCGGGAGCCATTTCTCGCTCCACATTCCTCTTACTgtttacgtgtgtgtgtgtgttccctTTTAGAGTCGTTATCGATTTTCCGTTtacccctcctctccccctttccttttttttctgtgcaTTCGGTTTTGACGATCTCTGTCCCTCCTGTTGTATGCGTGCGTATTCTGTTCTCCGCAtttcacctcctcttttcatTCGTTTGCTTCTGTTAGAGTTTGATGGCCATGATGGGTGCCATTCCCTCTCGCCTTCCCCGTCTTGTCCCtcttgtccccccccccctcctaccCTCTGGTTGGCTCTTTCTGTTTCCGtcattcctctcttcaccttcCGCATTCTGTAACAGGTGCCACCCATTAACTCTCTATCTGTGTGGTCTTACTCCTCAGAGACCTTTACCCCTTCTACTGTGCTCTCTtcgcccttccccctccctttctgcTTGTGTGCGATGCACCATAaagcgctgtcgctgtgttttttttcttaaTTTTTGATTGCAGCTCATTGGGTCCCCcgttcctctctccacgAACATCCCCCCGCTACCGCTTCGTGCCTACTCGCCATGCTGATCGTTGTTCGTGTTGATGCATGTGCCGCTGTTGGCGAGCGCGTCTCTCATTCTGGGTTTCTGACTCACTTTTCCAGCTTGGTTAGATCGTTGTCAAGCACGGGCAGAGTGGGAGCGCAGAGAAGACGtatggggaggaggcaggggGAAGAGCGGTaaggcgaagagggggatGAATGGAAATAGCAGGGGAGCATAGGAAGGCAGTTACAGGCGGGGGGGAGGCACAAGGACTCACTAAAAACGAACAAACGGTCAAAGCAATACGATGAGTAGTGCACTCGCAGCCAAACTGCACTTTGTGTCGTTGATCCTGTCGTGTTTAGCCTCGAtacttctcttcctcccttttcttttgcctctGCCCGCGGCCGGTGTANNNNNNNNNNNNNNNNNNNNNNNNNNNNNNNNNNNNNNNNNNNNNNNNNNNNNNNNNNNNNNNNNNNNNNNNNNNNNNNNNNNNNNNNNNNNNNNNNNNNNNNNNNNNNNNNNNNNNNNNNNNNNNNNNNNNNNNNNNNNNNNNNNNNNNNNNNNNNNNNNNNNNNNNNNNNNNNNNNNNNNNNNNNNNNNNNNNNNNNNNNNNNNNNNNNNNNNNNNNNNNNNNNNNNNNNNNNNNNNNNNNNNNNNNNNNNNNNNNNNNNNNNNNNNNNNNNNNNNNNNNNNNNNNNNNNNNNNNNNNNNNNNNNNNNNNNNNNNNNNNNNNNNNNNNNNNNNNNNNNNNNNNNNNNNNNNNNNNNNNNNNNNNNNNNNNNNNNNNNNNNNNNNNNNNNNNNNNNNNNNNNNNNNNNNNNNNNNNNNNNNNNNNNNNNNNNNNNNNNNNNNNNNNNNNNNNNNNNNNNNNNNNNNNNNNNNNNNNNNNNNNNNNNNNNNNNNNNNNNNNNNNNNNNNNNNNNNNNNNNtgtgtgtgtgtgtgtgtgtgtgtgtgtgtgtgtgtgtgtgtgtgtgtgtgtgtgcacggaggagggagggtggtATGGCATGCTGTTCGCAACGGCATTCACCCCGAGTTGCGAGAGACTTATCCAGAGGCTTATAGCGCGTAAATGAATTGAAATGCGACCATTGAGCCACTAGAGAAGACGGTGTACGGCTATAGTCAACGAAAAGAGCACTGCGGTGTTGTGACGGACTGCCTTGCGTCTTCTGTCTGAGGGATTAGCCTCTCTTCACTGCCggtcttttccttctctgctcGAAGTGATCTTCAAGGAAAGTGAGATGCTCGGTCACGgcggaaaggagaaggcaaCGGCCTACATACCCACATAAAGCGACTGCTCCTACCCTTgcccactcttctctcttttttcccgTCTTTCCCTGTCTCCTGTTGGACCCTTCTAATCGTGTCGAtgtcttcttcctccccaccccacccaccctttTCACACtaacacacgcgcacacggaCACAGTGTCTTCGCAATCGTGTTTCTTTCGTACTagcctctttgctctcttccttgcGCCTTCCCCCTCTGTCGATCGACACCTTCACTCGTCACACACTGGttgctgcccttctcttgctctctctttctctttctccctcgaGCGTGTGTGGAAGTGTCTCGGCTTGTGAGGTGTTTTGCTTGTGTTACCTTCCGTGCGTACGCCCATTCTCGcttttccatctctctctctctcgcctcatTTGTGGACTTCGTGCGTGCCCACGTAGTCCATCGACGACGTTCTCGCAAAGGCAAAGCGCGCCAATCGACTGGCAGGGAAACGAAGGAAGTCGTgtacatacgcacacacgagggACGAAAGACTTGAGCAGCGCACAACCGAAACAAAGTTGAGGTAACCAACGGAAGGGATTACTCTCGAGGAGTTGTGCGTGCCGTTTCTTATCTTTCGCTCGCTTTTCTCGCGCTTgctccgcttctcttctctattGCGTTCTACTTGGAGCGTTTTTCACCTATCGGCGGCGCATTCCGCGTGactttctttctcttgacGAATTTCATTCCCCTTCTCGTCTTaatttctctcccctttttttttgggaggggggcgccTTTCACCTGCTCGGCTGCCAAATTTTCTCCGTATATCTCGTTCGtctgcgttttttttcttgtgccTTTTTTTTAAATTgtgagcagcaacaacagcgaaaggaggggggcagcgaaCACCTGTACTTGACGGACATCCATATTACCAGAAGAAGCAGCTGTTACTCACAATGACAACTGTAGGAAACCAGCGTGTAATGGTCTCGGTGCGCGTGAGGCCGATGCTGCGCGAGGGTGCTATAAATCATCAGCAGGAAAAGTTCGAGCTGCAGGGCGTGCACCGCACCGGCGATACCACTCTCAAAGTAGAAGTGACAAAGCAAGGCGAGCCGACAAAGAGCAGTACCTTCTCCTTTGACTACATTTTCGATCAGGAGAGCACACAGCTCGAGGTGTACGAGGATGCCGTAGTGGATATGGTGGACGGCGCGCTCGTCGGCGTGAATGCCACCCTCTTGGCTTATGGGCAGACTGGATCCGGCAAGACTTTCACCGTGCTGGGCGATGTGAAGCCAAATCCGCTTGAAAACGACCTGCTCACAACGGACAGTGGCATGTTCCTGCGTGTCCTGAGCGACTTGATGGATTACAAGATCCGGCAAGCCAAGAAGGGTTGGCACGTGGTGGTGGGTTTAAGCTGCATCGAAATTTACAATGAGAACATCCGCGACCTTTTCGGCGGCAAGCCTGGctcggcaccgccaccactgaAGGCGGTCATGACTGGCGAGGATGTTCATCTACCATCTCTCATCATCAAGGAAATGATGACGTTGCAGACGGTTTTCAGCGAGATTCAGCTGGCCATCTCGCGCCGCATGAGCCGTGCGACAGACTCCAACTCGCAGTCGAGCCGCAGCCACTGCCTCTTTTCCATTGATATCCTACAGCAGGCAGACtcggccgccgcgccgtcaCTGAATATTCTTGATCAATCGAGGAAAGGCAACGACACGAAGAAGACTCTGGGGTCAGACAAGAAGGGAGCATCGGCAGCCTCAAGGAAGGCCGGCAGCCCGACCTCTGCTGCGGAGCCGCAGATGGCAGCGTGGGAGATGCCGTTCCAGGGTACAGTTTTCCGCATCCCCGGGCAGAAGGAGCCCGTCTACGCCAGCAAGATCATCCTTGCCGATCTCGCCGGTAGCGAGCGCATTTTCCGCAGTGGTGTAACCGGCGATGGCTTGGCAGAGGCCACAGCCATCAATAGCAGCCTGACGGCACTGGGCAACGTGGTGCACAGCCTGCACAAGGGTGGATTTGTCAGCTACCGCGTCTCAAACCTTACGCGGCTTCTCAAGCCGACCTTTTCCCATCCCAGCTCGCGTGTGCTGCTCTTGGCACAGTGCTCTCCCACGCAGATGTCGTACGATGAGACGGTCAGCACACTGCACTTTGCTAACAAGGTCAAGGACATGAAGGTGACAACGTCCACCGGcgccgaggcggagaagctgcagttTGACTTTCTGGAGTCTGGTAAGATGTGCGACGCGATATTGGCAGATCTACACATCTTCGCTGTGGAGTCGCAGGCGAAGGCCGGCATTATTCGCCGCAAGGTGATGCAGCAGAACAAGCTCTACTATGACGTGTTAGCGAGCAAGAACGGCAAGACGGCCAAGGTAACGATGAGGGACCGCCGCTTTTCGGTCGAAACGATGGGcgcggtggctgcagcgcaggaggagcgcgcggagctgctggccCGtctggagaaagagaggtcGGAGGAGGATGCAACACGGCAACAGATGGTGAATGAGTGTTGTGATGAGTTTGTCAAGGAGCACATGGACGAGGTGAAGGAGACGAAGGAGGGAATTGAAGAGCAGGTGAACCTGCGTGTACACCACAAGTCGCAGCAGATGTTACTTGAATCGGCGGCCTGTGGTAGAAGGatcatggaggaggaggcggaggggtggGCCTCGTTAATGCTGCTGTACCTGCAGGAGCACAACTCGCTCTGCAGTAAGGAGTTGGAAACCACATCTAAACTTCTTGAGGAGGTGGCCCAAAACGTCTACAAGCTGGGCGTGTCTGGTGTCACGCCCGAAGAAGCCGAGGCTGACCGCACCTACGCCCTCTCCGCGTGGTATCACTGCGCGGCGAAGCGCTTTTTTTCCATATGCATGGAGTTGTATGAGGACTACGTAATTTTACTGAGCACTTCCCGTGGTAATGCGATGCTGGAGAggtggaagaagaagaaccactcgctgctgcagaagtTCCAAGAGGAGAGCTCGGCGTAACGACAGGGAAGCGCGACAGTGAGAATAAGTGGGggtgagaggaagaagagggggaagaggggttGTGGCTTAGGTGAGGACGTTGAGAGGTCGCCCAGGCACACAATGTCCTGACTTCCTTTATACTCCACTCCTATTGCTTGCTTGGTGGTTGACGTTCACAGGGGTGTATGGCTCGCGTGACACATCATGTGAGGTTCATCAgttcccctctttttgttttcatgctgtgtttttcgttttcttcccctcctcctcctcctcgccgctgcctacACTTCTGCCTGGGTAACCCTccattttttctttgctttctttCATACTCTCTTCTCGCTATGCGTGGGTACCTTTCCGGGTCCTGAGCACGTGCAAGTAGACGAAGTGGATCAGGCAAATGAAACtgcaggggagaaggacTGCGGGCTCTTCCTCGACAGTGCCTCCCGGTTTTTCTTCGATATTAGTGCCTCTCACGTTGCTTTTTATTTCCTGGTCATTGACATTTCCCTTTACGCGTAGAGTCAGTGCAAGCTGCTccgtctctttttctttgccttgctttacttttcttctccgtcggcaggtgtgtgcgtgtgtgcgtgtacgtgtgcgtgtgtgtgtgtgtgtcataCGTCTGGCTTCAGTATGGTGCCCCCCGCGTTGActtctctctgcgcctctgtgtaTTGTGTAGCAGCCTTTGCTTCCTTTTGCGTGCTTCAGCGTGTAGGCTTGGTGACAACCGTTGGTAACCTGACGCGTCTTTTCCTGTTTTCTGTTGTACCTTTTTTGTTCGAGAAAGGGTTGCACGGTTTAgaccctcccttcctcccaaCATGAACCCCACATCAGTAACTACAGAGAATGCCAACACATTCTGTCCAGAGGAACTTACGCATCCAGAAAAGGAGGCGTAGGGGGTGAGGTAGAGGGAAACAGAAGACAATGGAAGAC
This DNA window, taken from Leishmania panamensis strain MHOM/PA/94/PSC-1 chromosome 34 sequence, encodes the following:
- a CDS encoding calcium motive p-type ATPase, putative (TriTrypDB/GeneDB-style sysID: LpmP.34.1910) → MNKPASIFTDMAVKGLEDLDDSDVFPVFSGEVVNAGALGNGAKSGTAEVVGVKEHYAMNFGDEQGDEPTPVTYDPRDKFWALSLENVFSLVQLEYPLSGIDATDAPRRAKDLGDNIIPIKGGPSWIIILASQFKNAITIVLLIVIIISGVFKDWAEFGVVLFILFFNALLGFYQEYGAEKSLASLKQMTAGVAKVMRNGVPEIIFIDEVVVGDVIVLEQGASVPADCRIFESNGLEVDEALLTGEALPVVKHANVIRDPDNRLALGDRKNMVYRNTQVTQGRGKAVVVAGGLNTEMGKLAKRLDDGKGSGKTALMRKLDYMMYFLFFCCGIAALVVFAANKMRYTPATLSYATAVAIAILPESLCAVITVAMTFSVKRMAQQKCIVRKLPVLEVLGNVTDICSDKTGTLTENKMVVKKAVIGLDDVYSVGGAPYEIHGDFFPAIRNGQEQKPVSMAQMQEVRYIYEFLKCAALCSTTILHISEEDMDSLTGNGNPTEIAIQVMTWKAGLNRDKLEEEGLECITEYAFDSKIKRMSTAWENKEKCEVYLCTKGAPERIVELCTYRIDEDGKLVGLTQQDRERVDQHICDLAAQGLRTICFAYREDATKAFPIPTDEPFIDAYDRDQVERDLVFLGIVGIYDPPRPESRPSVIACQHAGIRVRMLTGDHTSTAGSIASMLNIIRRRDLDDPVKLQAGPDFDKIDPDVIDGWADLPVVIGRCSPESKVKMIESLHRRKKVVAMTGDGFNDSPSIKIADIGCAMGSGVDVTKGVADLVITDDNFSTIVKAVAEGRRISQCIRKFVVHLLSSNVAEVIALICGLPISHGGESVFILSPIEILWLNMFTSAPPATGLSLDKATDDILQVPPNTEGFFTIELITDTLVYGFWLGAMTLCGFAVVLYGFKSGPMGTDCNRHSGVGCENIWTARSTAFGILYFGLLIHSYTVRHPRVSIFRMRWLDNKWIYGSCLMGTALFIPIVYVNAIAHKLFVHAMITWEWGVIVVSVIIFVAICELYKVIKNLIFPINKVLVEVDEEDVEDVEEQRQREYNTFTRTMPDSRSVERIANENLRMSFASLAGSVATASTGSFRIPTQHQKKQRTFLFRKRE
- a CDS encoding kinesin, putative (TriTrypDB/GeneDB-style sysID: LpmP.34.1920), producing the protein MTTVGNQRVMVSVRVRPMLREGAINHQQEKFELQGVHRTGDTTLKVEVTKQGEPTKSSTFSFDYIFDQESTQLEVYEDAVVDMVDGALVGVNATLLAYGQTGSGKTFTVLGDVKPNPLENDLLTTDSGMFLRVLSDLMDYKIRQAKKGWHVVVGLSCIEIYNENIRDLFGGKPGSAPPPLKAVMTGEDVHLPSLIIKEMMTLQTVFSEIQLAISRRMSRATDSNSQSSRSHCLFSIDILQQADSAAAPSLNILDQSRKGNDTKKTLGSDKKGASAASRKAGSPTSAAEPQMAAWEMPFQGTVFRIPGQKEPVYASKIILADLAGSERIFRSGVTGDGLAEATAINSSLTALGNVVHSLHKGGFVSYRVSNLTRLLKPTFSHPSSRVLLLAQCSPTQMSYDETVSTLHFANKVKDMKVTTSTGAEAEKLQFDFLESGKMCDAILADLHIFAVESQAKAGIIRRKVMQQNKLYYDVLASKNGKTAKVTMRDRRFSVETMGAVAAAQEERAELLARLEKERSEEDATRQQMVNECCDEFVKEHMDEVKETKEGIEEQVNLRVHHKSQQMLLESAACGRRIMEEEAEGWASLMLLYLQEHNSLCSKELETTSKLLEEVAQNVYKLGVSGVTPEEAEADRTYALSAWYHCAAKRFFSICMELYEDYVILLSTSRGNAMLERWKKKNHSLLQKFQEESSA